A region of the Campylobacter sp. MIT 99-7217 genome:
CATCAAAATTTAAATTCTTTAAGCACTCATAAAGCTCAACCTTAACTTGATACGGAGCTACTTTCGTATCTCCTATTGAATGATAAGAAATATAAACAGGCTTATGAAGCTTGGCTTGAGTACTTAAATGCTCTTTATCAAAAGGACTACGAATTCTTGCACAAGCTTTTGAAAAATAGTTTTTTGAAGACTTGTTTGATGTAAAAAAAGTCTTGGTCGATCCAAGTGTATAAATATGTGGAAAAAATTGCATAGTGCCAAATTCAGCCATAGTTGTATAGTCAATTTCTTTACCAAAACCCACAAACCTTTTCACAAGTATAGCATAAGAAGAATTATCCAAAACCCCATCAATAGCCCAAGGAGCGTATTTTGCTGCAAGATGAGCGATATAGCCTCCATGAGATGAACCCATCATTATGGTATGAAAGTCTTTTTTTAGTTTAAAAGGCGGATCTTTTTTAAGATATAAAAGTGTATTAAGGCAGTCTAATGCTTGCATGAGACCAAAATTTTGGTATTCATTTTTAGGAGGTTTTAAACTTGTATGTAAGGGTAAAACAAAATCATGATTTATATATCCTTCCTTTTTCATTTGTGCTAAATTTGCACTTATAAAACGCATAAGTTTACTAGCATCTTGATCTGAAATTTCACTTTCTTGCATAAAATTTGAAGGAAGTTCGATCTCTAAAGCCTTACAAGCTTCATAGACGATTAATTTATCAATTTCATCAAGATAAAATTTAGCCCCTGTTTGAGGACGAGAACCTATACAGTGATAATCCACGCGAACAACAGCCATTTGAAATTCTTTGACAACAAATCGAGAAATTTTTTCTTGATAGTCTTGATTATTATCTTCTCCAAGTCCAGCTATGAAGAAAAATAAGCCTTTCATTTCTTTTTTATCATCAAAACTAACCCTAAATTCAAGCAAACTCTCGCGTTTTATACCAAGCTCAATATCATCACAAGAGGAAATTTCATAATTTTGAGTTTTATACATAAGCTTCTTCTTTCTTTAAAAAATAGCTTGTATTATACTATAAAATTTTTTATTTTTCGTGGAAGTTCTTGCTCCAAAAAGGAGCAAGAAATTTATAAAGCACCTTTTGGAGCTAAAAAAGCTGTGATTTCAGGAAGAGTTCCTGTAAATTTTTCTATATTCACAAGTCCGGTGTGTGCGATATTGCCATTAGCAAGCTTTGAAGTTGGAAGATCAAGGGTCAAAACATTGACTCCGCCGTATTTGCAAAGTCCATTTTCATCTTGATCTACCCAGCCTCCCTCACAAATTCTCACAACACCTTGCATAATGTCATCGCTCGTAACGACACCAGCTAAAATTTCGCCTCTTTTGTTAAACACACGAACAACATCACCATTCTTAACGCCGATTTTCTTCGCATCTTTTTTGTTGATGAGTATAGGCTCTCTACCCTTTACAGCGTATTTTTCACGCAAAGAAGTGTGGCAAAGTTGTGAATGAAGCCTATTTGCTGGGTGTGAAGTGATCAGGTGAAATGGAGCTTCAGTATTTGCATTTCCAAGCCACTCGATAGGTTCAAACCAAGTAGGGTGTGCCTTGCAGTCATTGTATTTGTATTTTTCAATGGTTTTTGAATAAATTTCAATCAAACCTGACTCAGTTCCCAAAGCATTTAAGATAGGATCTTCTATGAAGTCTGCAAATCTTACCCATTCTAAGCTATCAGCTGGAGCTTCGAAGCTAACAGGCTCATTTTTAGCCCAAAATTCCTCAAAGCTTGGCATAGGTGTAGCAAAAGCTTCTCCAAAAGCTTGGGTTTGCTTTAAGGCACTATCGTAGTATTCTTTGATAAAATCCTTTGCTGTTTTGCCATTTTCTGTATAAGCATTATAAACAGCCTCGCCATAGACCTTACAAAGATCTGAAAAAATTTCATAATCATCTTTGCTTTCATCAAGAGGAGCGACGGCTTGTTTCATAGGAACAATTTGCATATTTGAATAATCCCCAGCCATAGTGATATCATCTCTTTCATAAGAACTTGTTACAGGCATAACAATATCAGCCATTTTTGCTGTTGGAGTCCAATAAATTTCATTAACAACAACGGTTCTTGGTTTTCTCCATGCCTTTTTGTTTGTGTTTGTGTCTTGATGATGAACTAAAGGATTTCCACCAACCCAATAAATAAAGTCTATATTAGGATAAGTGATCTTACTTCCATTATGATCGATCTTTTTGCCCGGATTTAAAAGAGCATCGGCTATTCTAGCCAAAGGAAAAGAATGACTTGCTGTATTTTGTAACCACTCAGCACCACCAAGTTTAGCACCTGCTTTTGGCATACCTACAAATTTACCATTTTTCCAAATTCCAACAGGTCCTGCACTCATACCACCGATGATACCGCCTTTGCAAGTTGGAACACCACCACCGCTATAATGATAGCTAAGTCCAAAACCACCGCCTTTTGTACCAATTTGTCCAAGCATAGAACAAAGTGTTACTAGCATCCAGTGAGGTTGCTCGCCATGATGAGCTCTTTGCATAGCCCAACCACTCATGATCATCGTAGGATTATCATAAAATCTTTCTGCAAGAGCCATAATCACTTTTTCATCTATGCCACAAATTGCACTTGCCCATTTTACATCTTTTACTATCTTATCTTCCTTGCCCTCTAAGTAAGCCTTAAATTGTTCAAAGCCTGTGGTGTAGTTTTGTAAAAATTCATAATTTACTTTATTTGTGGCTATTAAATGACTTGCCATACCCATCATCAAAGCTACATCGGTATTTGGACGAGGGGCTATCCATTCAGCTTTTAAAAATTTAGCCGTTTCTGTTCTAATAGGATCTATGCAAACGACTTTAATCTTTGAGCTTCTTAATTTTTCAAAATACGCAAGAGCTTTTTGTTCGTTTGCTGTCCAAGAAATTCTTAAAGTAGAAAGTGGATCAGCTCCCCAAATCACAACTATCTTACTATCACTTAAGATATTTTCCCAAGAGGTTTGTTGCTCATAAACTTCTATAGAGCCTACCACATAAGGCATGATAACTTGAGAAGCACCGGTTGAATAATCCCCACTCACGCCCACATATCCACCTGTTACATTCATAAAGCGGTGTAAAAGTATGCGTGAGTTTTGCATGTTACCACTTGACTTCCAACCATAACTTCCTGCAAAAACCCCACTTGAGCCTTTTTGTCTTCTTGTTTTAGCAAGTTCTTTAGCGATAAGCTTGATAGCATCTTCATAGCTTACACGCACAAATTCTTCTTTTCCGCGAAGTTCTGGCTTTGGTTTGTCTGGATTTTCAAGATAGGATTTGCGAACATAAGGAAAACGAACGCGGGATTTATAAATCATATCAGGGGTTTGATACCAAAGTGGATTGTCCATTTTAGTAAGCTTTTCATAAGGTTCGCTTTTTACTACCTTACCATTTTTGATAGTAAGCTTCAAAACTCCCCAGTGTGCTGCTGTAACTATAGTTCCGTTTTGAACGAGTCCTAAACTTACTTTGCTTGCTTCAACACCATTTGCAAGTAAATTTGGAGCTAAAGAAAGAGCGCCAACTCCTGCTGCACCGATCTTTAAAAATTTTCTTCTATCTATACTCATTTTATTTTCCTTTCTTTGGAGCATCTTTTGCATTTTTTTGCAAATATTCAATGATGAGCCAATGATCTTTTTTGTCAATGCCTGTGCGATTTACCATAGAGCGAAAAGTTGCAGGCCATTGATTTGCGTTAAATTCATTTTCCTTATGTGCTGTGTGGCAAATTCCGCAATTTTCTTGATATAAATTTTGAGCTTTTGCAAACATTTCTTTTGTATCTTTTACAAATTCTTGCTTATCCGCCCAAACCTGAATACTTGTATAAACCCATTTTGTACCATTTGCTGGAATTTTTGTTGCAAAATTTAATTTTGAATTTTTAGAAAACGCTGCCACCATAACCCTTTGAGTGCTGTTGTGATAGAGAACAAAAGGAGCTTGTGGATTGACAAAGCCACTGATTTTTAAAAGCACTCTATTTCCCTCAGTTTTAACAAGCTCAAAAGCATTTGTTGGTAAGAGCCTACCATGAACCTGAGTATCATCTTTGTTTAGGTAAAGTGATATTACCTCAGAAGAATAAAGCTCGCCCTTAGCAAAAGCAAAACTAATACTTGCTAAAAGGAGCAAACAAAGTTTTTTCATTTTAACCTCCTTAATGAATAATATTTTTGGGATTATAATTTATATATTATTAATTATTCCTTAATAAAAATATATTCTCAATAAAATTTGTTATTATAGAATATAATATTATTCTTATTTGATACAATTTTAAAATAAATATATCCTAAATACAAATAAAAATTTCTAGTTAAAGTAATTAAAGGAATAAAATAAGTATATTAAAAATATAATAAAAATTTTTTACAGCAATAAACAAAGTATTTATTCTAAATCAAATTTTAAAAACATTGATAAGCATAAAAATGAAAGTTTTGAGTATAGTTTTTCTAAAGAAGATATACAAGTATGGTGGGCCTAACAAGACTTGAACTTGTGACCTCACCCTTATCAGGGGTGCACTCTAACCAGCTGAGCTATAGGCCCTTTATGGTGGAGAATAGCGGGATCGAACCGCTGACCTCCTGCGTGCAAAGCAGGCGCTCTCCCAGCTGAGCTAATTCCCCAAACTATCCTTACTTCGCAGATTAACAAAGCTAATCTTTAACGACAAGGAGCTAGCTCCCTTGACCCACCTAAAGCTACAAAGATTTATTTCAAACTTTGTTTGTCATAAATCATAAATTTAGGTTTTTGCCTAGGCAGTTAAGGAACTAGACAATTATTATTTTTTGTCAATCTTTAAAATCTAAACAAGGATTGATTGAGTTTGCTACAATGTTTCATTGTATTTGAGTGATAGTTGTGAGACTTATCACTTTGTACTCTAGAAAGGAGGTGATCCAACCGCAGGTTCTCCTACGGTTACCTTGTTACGACTTCACCCCAGTCGCTGATTCCACTGTGGGGGATAGCTAGTTTAGCATTTCCACTTCGAGTGAAATCAACTCCCATGGTGTGACGGGCGGTGAGTACAAGACCCGGGAACGTATTCACCGTGACATGGCTGATTCACGATTACTAGCGATTC
Encoded here:
- a CDS encoding DUF2920 family protein; protein product: MYKTQNYEISSCDDIELGIKRESLLEFRVSFDDKKEMKGLFFFIAGLGEDNNQDYQEKISRFVVKEFQMAVVRVDYHCIGSRPQTGAKFYLDEIDKLIVYEACKALEIELPSNFMQESEISDQDASKLMRFISANLAQMKKEGYINHDFVLPLHTSLKPPKNEYQNFGLMQALDCLNTLLYLKKDPPFKLKKDFHTIMMGSSHGGYIAHLAAKYAPWAIDGVLDNSSYAILVKRFVGFGKEIDYTTMAEFGTMQFFPHIYTLGSTKTFFTSNKSSKNYFSKACARIRSPFDKEHLSTQAKLHKPVYISYHSIGDTKVAPYQVKVELYECLKNLNFDATLHFIKDQSEVDGQFIKNLDHGMGMSLKTLIQKELPNLLAKKVNSDKKDIKEVSYLCDIENGGGRLMYHFKEEDDKIVLRINKD
- a CDS encoding molybdopterin guanine dinucleotide-containing S/N-oxide reductase; protein product: MSIDRRKFLKIGAAGVGALSLAPNLLANGVEASKVSLGLVQNGTIVTAAHWGVLKLTIKNGKVVKSEPYEKLTKMDNPLWYQTPDMIYKSRVRFPYVRKSYLENPDKPKPELRGKEEFVRVSYEDAIKLIAKELAKTRRQKGSSGVFAGSYGWKSSGNMQNSRILLHRFMNVTGGYVGVSGDYSTGASQVIMPYVVGSIEVYEQQTSWENILSDSKIVVIWGADPLSTLRISWTANEQKALAYFEKLRSSKIKVVCIDPIRTETAKFLKAEWIAPRPNTDVALMMGMASHLIATNKVNYEFLQNYTTGFEQFKAYLEGKEDKIVKDVKWASAICGIDEKVIMALAERFYDNPTMIMSGWAMQRAHHGEQPHWMLVTLCSMLGQIGTKGGGFGLSYHYSGGGVPTCKGGIIGGMSAGPVGIWKNGKFVGMPKAGAKLGGAEWLQNTASHSFPLARIADALLNPGKKIDHNGSKITYPNIDFIYWVGGNPLVHHQDTNTNKKAWRKPRTVVVNEIYWTPTAKMADIVMPVTSSYERDDITMAGDYSNMQIVPMKQAVAPLDESKDDYEIFSDLCKVYGEAVYNAYTENGKTAKDFIKEYYDSALKQTQAFGEAFATPMPSFEEFWAKNEPVSFEAPADSLEWVRFADFIEDPILNALGTESGLIEIYSKTIEKYKYNDCKAHPTWFEPIEWLGNANTEAPFHLITSHPANRLHSQLCHTSLREKYAVKGREPILINKKDAKKIGVKNGDVVRVFNKRGEILAGVVTSDDIMQGVVRICEGGWVDQDENGLCKYGGVNVLTLDLPTSKLANGNIAHTGLVNIEKFTGTLPEITAFLAPKGAL
- a CDS encoding cytochrome c3 family protein; translation: MKKLCLLLLASISFAFAKGELYSSEVISLYLNKDDTQVHGRLLPTNAFELVKTEGNRVLLKISGFVNPQAPFVLYHNSTQRVMVAAFSKNSKLNFATKIPANGTKWVYTSIQVWADKQEFVKDTKEMFAKAQNLYQENCGICHTAHKENEFNANQWPATFRSMVNRTGIDKKDHWLIIEYLQKNAKDAPKKGK